In one Brienomyrus brachyistius isolate T26 chromosome 5, BBRACH_0.4, whole genome shotgun sequence genomic region, the following are encoded:
- the uts2r4 gene encoding urotensin-2 receptor — protein sequence MNQTSNASSVQAGQAPGSSLWLTSLLGAALLAMCVLGIAGNVYTLAVTRSAAVRRAGSMYVYILNLALADLLYLCTIPFVVATYFARDWLFGEAGCRVLLSLDLLTMHASVLVLAAMSLERYRAVARPFSARRSSTRRRRLVALAIWAASFFLTLPMMVMIRLRDGNPGPTGQAKRICFPTWTPDAFKAYLLILFFTSVLGPGLLIVSLYAGLARRYLAAQSNSVAGSRSARSRGLKQKVVSMIFCIILAYWACFLPFWAWQLAKLFSPSSLRTLSPATHTYINFLVTCLTYGNSCVNPLLYTLLTRSYKDYLAQKGQPSGTSWGDAAGPAGGAAE from the coding sequence ATGAACCAGACGTCTAATGCCTCATCCGTGCAGGCGGGCCAGGCCCCTGGAAGCAGTCTGTGGCTGACCTCGCTGCTgggcgccgccctgctggccaTGTGCGTGCTGGGCATAGCGGGGAACGTGTACACGCTGGCGGTGACGCGCTCGGCGGCCGTGCGCCGCGCCGGCTCCATGTATGTGTACATCCTGAACCTGGCATTGGCCGACCTGCTGTACCTGTGCACCATTCCCTTCGTGGTGGCCACCTACTTCGCCCGCGACTGGCTGTTCGGTGAGGCAGGCTGCCGTGTGCTGCTCAGCCTCGACCTGCTCACCATGCACGCCAGCGTCCTGGTGCTGGCTGCCATGAGCTTGGAGCGCTACCGCGCGGTCGCCAGGCCCTTCAGCGCCCGCCGCTCCTCCACCCGGCGCCGCAGGCTGGTGGCTCTGGCCATCTGGGCCGCCTCCTTCTTCCTGACGCTCCCCATGATGGTCATGATCCGGCTCCGTGACGGCAATCCGGGCCCGACCGGTCAGGCCAAGCGCATCTGCTTTCCCACCTGGACTCCTGACGCCTTTAAGGCTTACCttctcatcctcttcttcaccagCGTCCTCGGACCGGGCCTGCTCATCGTCAGCCTTTACGCCGGCCTGGCCAGACGGTACTTAGCGGCCCAGTCGAATTCAGTGGCCGGCAGCCGCTCGGCGCGGAGTCGAGGGCTAAAACAGAAGGTGGTCTCCATGATCTTCTGCATCATCCTGGCCTACtgggcctgcttcctgcccttcTGGGCCTGGCAGCTGGCCAAGCtcttctctcccagctccctccggaccctctccccagccactcaCACCTACATCAACTTCCTCGTCACCTGCCTCACCTACGGCAACAGCTGCGTGAACCCACTGCTGTACACGCTGCTCACCCGCAGTTACAAGGATTACCTGGCCCAGAAGGGTCAGCCGTCAGGAACCAGCTGGGGGGACGCGGccgggccagcagggggcgcagcGGAGTGA